In one Balaenoptera musculus isolate JJ_BM4_2016_0621 chromosome 20, mBalMus1.pri.v3, whole genome shotgun sequence genomic region, the following are encoded:
- the LOC118886236 gene encoding cytochrome b5 domain-containing protein 1 codes for MPRRGLVAGPDFEYFQRRYFTPAEVAQHNQPEDLWVSYLGNVYDLTPLAQEYKGDLLLKPIVEVAGQDISHWFDPDTRDIRKHVDPLTGSLRYRTPWGRFLHVPPQLPRSDWANDFGKPWWQGSRYEVGRLSAKTRNIRIINTLTSQEHTLEVGALESMWEILHRYLLYNAHAASYTWKYEGKNLNMDYTLEENGIRDQEEEFDYLSMDSTLYTPAVLLYFSDDLTEL; via the exons ATGCCACGCCGGGGCCTAGTGGCCGGGCCAGACTTTGAGTATTTTCAGCGCCGCTATTTCACGCCGGCCGAGGTGGCCCAACATAACCAGCCGGAAGACCTCTGGGTGTCTTACCTGGGAAACGTGTACGACCTAACGCCGTTGGCACAGGAGTACAAGG GAGACCTGCTGCTGAAACCCATCGTGGAAGTTGCGGGCCAGGACATAAGTCACTGGTTTGATCCAGACACCAGAGAT ATCCGCAAGCACGTAGATCCGCTGACCGGTTCCCTGAGATACCGCACCCCGTGGGGCCGCTTTCTGCACGTGCCGCCTCAGCTGCCCCGTTCGGACTGGGCCAATGATTTCGGGAAGCCTTGGTGGCAGGGGTCGCGTTACGAGGTGGGGCGGCTGTCCGCCAAGACCCGGAATATCCGCATCATTAACACGCTCACGTCGCAAGAGCACACTCTGGAG GTGGGGGCCCTGGAATCAATGTGGGAAATCCTACACCGCTATCTCCTCTATAATGCACATGCTGCCAGCTACACATGGAAATATGAAGGGAAGAACCTGAACATGGATTATACCCTGGAAGAGAATGGTATCCGGGATCAGGAGGAAGAATTTGATTATCTCAGTATGGACAGTACACTCTACACACCTGCAGTACTGCTGTACTTCAGTGATGACCTCACAGAGCTATAG